One Miscanthus floridulus cultivar M001 chromosome 11, ASM1932011v1, whole genome shotgun sequence DNA window includes the following coding sequences:
- the LOC136490990 gene encoding E3 ubiquitin-protein ligase RMA1-like, translated as MACKTGKRRCAIREDGKKKIPNPQLIVYTLTEPPTEIRLLFSSSPCPLLPHYRRLPCRRVLLRRSRVRRPKHRRGLAPPPRNHLPLAAPPSPSPEARCVKFLRPSRRRRRHHPRWWCCTCVERASIRARIDFFFLCCTVITELKQFLRASITIAMEAGRMDQPCMAAINSQPFMADIEPVKKANGDMPATTGSGCFDCNICLDFAAEPVVTLCGHLYCWPCIYEWLRPGVESTASDNSSSARRQCPVCKATLSMDTLVPLYGRGGNSKKSLNGMAIPRRPMVHRETVEQQNAQSNVNDQRYHQSMEDNPQHQPLLQAHHHPIPNGFDFIYPPAPVGRGLIHSTAGGVLGGMAEVVLPWALRGQLPASLYYTSPYHVATENVNPRLRRHQMEIERSLHQIWFFLFVFVVLCLLLF; from the exons ATGGCATGTAAAACCGGTAAACGGAGGTGTGCCATCCGTGAGGATGGAAAAAAAAAAATCCCGAATCCCCAACTCATTGTATACACCTTGACGGAGCCTCCCACCGAAATCCGCCTCCTCTTCTCATCATCGCCCTGTCCCCTCCTACCTCATTATCGCCGGCTGCCGTGCCGCCGCGTCCTGCTCCGCCGCTCCCGCGTTCGTCGCCCGAAGCATCGCCGCGGCCTCGCGCCACCGCCCAGAAACCATCTTCCTCTTGCCGCGCCGCCGAGCCCATCTCCGGAAGCGCGTTGTGTCAAATTTCTGCgacctagccgccgccgccgacgtcaTCATCCTCGCTGGTGGTGCTGCACCTGCGTGGAGCGCGCATCCATCCGAGCTCGGATTGATTTCTTCTTCCTTTGCTG TACTGTCATAACCGAACTAAAACAGTTTCTGAGAGCAAGCATCACGATTGCCATGGAAGCTGGGAGAATGGATCAGCCTTGCATGGCTGCTATCAATAGCCAGCCTTTCATGGCTGATATTGAGCCAGTGAAGAAAGCCAATGGGGACATGCCTGCGACAACAGGAAGCGGATGCTTTGACTGCAACATCTGCCTTGATTTTGCAGCAGAACCAGTGGTTACTCTCTGTGGCCATCTCTACTGCTGGCCTTGTATCTATGAGTGGCTGCGGCCTGGGGTGGAGTCAACTGCCAGCGACAACAGCAGTTCGGCAAGGCGCCAATGTCCAGTATGCAAGGCAACACTCTCAATGGACACCCTTGTGCCACTATATGGCCGGGGAGGGAACTCAAAGAAGTCACTGAATGGCATGGCCATCCCGCGCCGCCCCATGGTACACCGTGAGACTGTTGAGCAACAGAATGCACAAAGCAACGTCAATGACCAGCGCTACCACCAGAGCATGGAAGACAATCCTCAGCACCAGCCATTGCTGCAGGCACACCACCATCCCATTCCCAATGGGTTTGACTTCATCTACCCTCCAGCACCAGTAGGGCGTGGCTTGATCCACTCAACTGCTGGTGGGGTGCTTGGAGGGATGGCAGAGGTTGTGCTTCCTTGGGCGCTCCGTGGCCAGCTGCCAGCGAGCTTGTACTACACGAGCCCATACCATGTTGCGACAGAGAACGTGAACCCCAGGCTGAGGCGGCATCAGATGGAAATCGAGAGGTCCCTCCACCAGATCTGGTTCTTCCTCTTTGTGTTTGTGGTGCTGTGCCTGCTCTTGTTCTGA